Proteins co-encoded in one Aethina tumida isolate Nest 87 chromosome 7, icAetTumi1.1, whole genome shotgun sequence genomic window:
- the LOC109594964 gene encoding DNA repair protein XRCC1 isoform X1, with translation MPKIKIDHVISFSSEDSVHVANNILLADPAKKWKCSKPGEVSANIVLQLEKAYNITSIDIGNENSAYIELLVARSSTNDEYKPLLVMSSFMTPLEARQNTNINKVRMFKLEDLSNPERNEKWDRIKIVCTQPFNRHVQYGVSFINLYSSEAKSEENKTVQSQMIGKFTLRPDSPDHISTGSLFAKRKEILKDEVLKGAAAIREASTSKTLAEYGTPTVKKKIKIVPNSSKKPSQDTEDKPKPRNRDELLYSKDEDEKNEKIDKLVAMKAKEEEEKLELREKEIEERKKKEQRLKEEKEREKRAKAAEDREKKAKTGTPKQERKKEGNSDSAKKLDTPRESNKRKHDDSGSSSVKKQKPSVQTKPFGKLLDGVTIVISGILNPDRANLRTSARSLGAKYKPDWDNSCTHLICAYANTPKFNQVKGKGKIVTRKWIEDCYRDRKRYPWRRYALDKADKTGNESEDEIWEKVDTPPACPKDDGGDTEDEIEAIINSTKKKRKASTDTEDEIEGIKNSETPKVKKITKQAKNGSSSTSFQKADLNDSETDDDLQIISSNGNKEDDVYIIDTDLEDIPELSSPNIVPKFKDFFNKKTFYIDSTFSSDQIQFLRRYIVAYKGVLLDDPTENIDFIITVSANVENVKEINSSAICVSPQWISEVHNKQRLVSMDNYILT, from the exons atgcccaaaataaaaattgatcatGTTATCAGCTTTAGCAGCGAAGATTCA gtCCATGTCGCCAATAACATTCTTCTAGCGGATCCCGcgaaaaaatggaaatgttCTAAACCTGGCGAAGTGTCCGCCAACATTGTACTGCAACTAGAAAAAGCCTACAACATCACCAGCATAGACATAGGCAACGAGAACTCTGCCTATATAGAATTATTGGTAGCACGATCAAGCACTAATGATGAGTACAAACCTCTGTTGGTTATGTCATCATTTATGACGCCCCTGGAGGCCAGACAAAACACAAACATCAACAAAGTTCGTATGTTTAAACTAGAGGATCTAAGCAATCCTGAACGAAATGAAAAATGGgatagaattaaaattgtttgtacaCAACCATTCAACAGACATGTTCAATATGgtgtttcttttattaactTGTACAGCTCAGAAGCAAAAAGTGAGGAGAATAAGACAGTACAATCACAGATGATTGGGAAATTTACTCTTAGGCCAGACTCTCCAGACCACATATCAACTGGGAGTTTGTTTGCGAAGAGGAAAGAAATACTCAAAGATGAGGTCCTGAAAG gtGCTGCAGCTATTAGAGAAGCATCTACTTCCAAAACCTTAGCAGAGTATGGTACACCAACAGTcaaaaaaaagattaaaattgttcCCAACAGCAGTAAAAAGCCATCCCAGGACACAGAAGACAAACCAAAACCCAGAAACCGAGATGAGCTCTTGTACAGCAAAGATGAGGACGAGaagaatgaaaaaattgataaattagtgGCAATGAAAGCCAAAGAAGAGGAGGAAAAACTTGAACTCAGGGAAAAAGAAATTGAGGAGAGGAAAAAGAAAGAACAGCGACTTAAAGAAGAGAAAGAACGGGAGAAACGGGCGAAGGCGGCGGAAGATCGGGAAAAGAAAGCGAAAACAGGCACCCCAAAACAAGAGCGAAAGAAGGAAGGCAATTCGGACTCGGCAAAGAAGTTGGACACGCCTAGAGAAAGTAACAAAAGAAAACACGACGACAGTGGCTCTAGTAGCGTCAAGAAACAGAAGCCATCAGTACAAACTAAGCCATTTGGTAAATTATTGGATGGTGTGACTATTGTAATTAGTGGAATTTTAAACCCTGACAGAGCGAATTTAAGGACGTCCGCACGAAGTTTGGGGGCGAAGTACAAACCAGATTGGGACAACAGTTGTAcgcatttaat atgTGCCTATGCAAATACACCAAAATTCAATCAGGTTAAAGGCAAAGGTAAAATTGTGACAAGAAAATGGATAGAAGACTGCTACAGGGATAGAAAAAGGTATCCTTGGAGGAGATATGCTTTGGATAAGGCCGACAAAACTGGGAATGAAAGTGAGGATGAAATCTGGGAAAAAGTTGATACTCCCCCTGCATGTCCTAAAGATGATGGTGGGGATACTGAGGATGAAATTGAAgctataattaattctacaaa GAAAAAACGCAAAGCTAGTACTGACACTGAAGATGAAATTGAGGGGATAAAAAATTCGGAAACTCCAAAGGt AAAGAAAATAACTAAACAAGCAAAAAATGGGTCATCATCCACTTCATTtcagaa ggcTGATTTAAATGACTCAGAAACTGATGATGACTTGCAAATAATATCAAGTAATGGAAATAAAGAGGACGACGTTTATATTATTGACACAGACTTAGAAGACATACCAGAATTATCATCACCAAATATAGTacctaaatttaaagatttctttaataaaaaaacgtttTATATTGATTCAACCTTTAGCAGTGACCAAATACAGTTTCTTAGACGTTATATTGTTGCCTACAAAGG tGTGTTATTGGATGATCCAACTGAAaacatagattttattataacagtGTCAGCGAATGTAGAAAACGTCAAGGAAATAAACAGTTCCGCAATTTGCGTTTCACCTCAATGGATTTCCGAGGTCCATAACAAACAAAGACTTGTATCAATGGATAATTACATATTGACGTAA
- the LOC109594963 gene encoding keratin, type I cytoskeletal 9-like has translation MFIKVTFLFVVASCIYSAQGTPIPGIGFGNNFGQFGNFGANAQENFSQSQMNAESSSSSSSSSISNAADFQVGGFGGAAGGFGQGFGSGIGLQGGGFNAGGFGASEKFQASQMNSQQHSFESSSSSSGSQSIGAGQSFGQFGQLGGGFGF, from the exons ATGTTCATTAAG GTCACCTTCCTTTTCGTCGTAGCAAGCTGCATATATTCAGCACAAGGTACCCCCATTCCCGGTATCGGCTTCGGAAACAACTTCGGCCAGTTCGGTAACTTCGGCGCTAACGCCCAAGAGAACTTCAGCCAATCCCAAATGAACGCCGAATCTTCGAGCTCATCAAGCAGCTCCAGCATTTCAAACGCCGCCGACTTTCAAGTAGGTGGCTTCGGAGGTGCCGCTGGAGGTTTTGGACAAGGATTCGGCTCCGGCATCGGACTTCAAGGTGGTGGCTTTAATGCCGGAGGTTTCGGTGCCAGTGAAAAATTTCAGGCGTCGCAAATGAACTCGCAACAGCACAGTTTCGAGAgtagcagcagcagcagcggTTCCCAGTCCATAGGCGCTGGTCAATCATTCGGACAGTTTGGACAATTAGGAGGTGGTTTTGGTTTctaa
- the LOC109594964 gene encoding DNA repair protein XRCC1 isoform X2: protein MPKIKIDHVISFSSEDSVHVANNILLADPAKKWKCSKPGEVSANIVLQLEKAYNITSIDIGNENSAYIELLVARSSTNDEYKPLLVMSSFMTPLEARQNTNINKVRMFKLEDLSNPERNEKWDRIKIVCTQPFNRHVQYGVSFINLYSSEAKSEENKTVQSQMIGKFTLRPDSPDHISTGSLFAKRKEILKDEVLKGAAAIREASTSKTLAEYGTPTVKKKIKIVPNSSKKPSQDTEDKPKPRNRDELLYSKDEDEKNEKIDKLVAMKAKEEEEKLELREKEIEERKKKEQRLKEEKEREKRAKAAEDREKKAKTGTPKQERKKEGNSDSAKKLDTPRESNKRKHDDSGSSSVKKQKPSVQTKPFGKLLDGVTIVISGILNPDRANLRTSARSLGAKYKPDWDNSCTHLICAYANTPKFNQVKGKGKIVTRKWIEDCYRDRKRYPWRRYALDKADKTGNESEDEIWEKVDTPPACPKDDGGDTEDEIEAIINSTKKKRKASTDTEDEIEGIKNSETPKVADLNDSETDDDLQIISSNGNKEDDVYIIDTDLEDIPELSSPNIVPKFKDFFNKKTFYIDSTFSSDQIQFLRRYIVAYKGVLLDDPTENIDFIITVSANVENVKEINSSAICVSPQWISEVHNKQRLVSMDNYILT, encoded by the exons atgcccaaaataaaaattgatcatGTTATCAGCTTTAGCAGCGAAGATTCA gtCCATGTCGCCAATAACATTCTTCTAGCGGATCCCGcgaaaaaatggaaatgttCTAAACCTGGCGAAGTGTCCGCCAACATTGTACTGCAACTAGAAAAAGCCTACAACATCACCAGCATAGACATAGGCAACGAGAACTCTGCCTATATAGAATTATTGGTAGCACGATCAAGCACTAATGATGAGTACAAACCTCTGTTGGTTATGTCATCATTTATGACGCCCCTGGAGGCCAGACAAAACACAAACATCAACAAAGTTCGTATGTTTAAACTAGAGGATCTAAGCAATCCTGAACGAAATGAAAAATGGgatagaattaaaattgtttgtacaCAACCATTCAACAGACATGTTCAATATGgtgtttcttttattaactTGTACAGCTCAGAAGCAAAAAGTGAGGAGAATAAGACAGTACAATCACAGATGATTGGGAAATTTACTCTTAGGCCAGACTCTCCAGACCACATATCAACTGGGAGTTTGTTTGCGAAGAGGAAAGAAATACTCAAAGATGAGGTCCTGAAAG gtGCTGCAGCTATTAGAGAAGCATCTACTTCCAAAACCTTAGCAGAGTATGGTACACCAACAGTcaaaaaaaagattaaaattgttcCCAACAGCAGTAAAAAGCCATCCCAGGACACAGAAGACAAACCAAAACCCAGAAACCGAGATGAGCTCTTGTACAGCAAAGATGAGGACGAGaagaatgaaaaaattgataaattagtgGCAATGAAAGCCAAAGAAGAGGAGGAAAAACTTGAACTCAGGGAAAAAGAAATTGAGGAGAGGAAAAAGAAAGAACAGCGACTTAAAGAAGAGAAAGAACGGGAGAAACGGGCGAAGGCGGCGGAAGATCGGGAAAAGAAAGCGAAAACAGGCACCCCAAAACAAGAGCGAAAGAAGGAAGGCAATTCGGACTCGGCAAAGAAGTTGGACACGCCTAGAGAAAGTAACAAAAGAAAACACGACGACAGTGGCTCTAGTAGCGTCAAGAAACAGAAGCCATCAGTACAAACTAAGCCATTTGGTAAATTATTGGATGGTGTGACTATTGTAATTAGTGGAATTTTAAACCCTGACAGAGCGAATTTAAGGACGTCCGCACGAAGTTTGGGGGCGAAGTACAAACCAGATTGGGACAACAGTTGTAcgcatttaat atgTGCCTATGCAAATACACCAAAATTCAATCAGGTTAAAGGCAAAGGTAAAATTGTGACAAGAAAATGGATAGAAGACTGCTACAGGGATAGAAAAAGGTATCCTTGGAGGAGATATGCTTTGGATAAGGCCGACAAAACTGGGAATGAAAGTGAGGATGAAATCTGGGAAAAAGTTGATACTCCCCCTGCATGTCCTAAAGATGATGGTGGGGATACTGAGGATGAAATTGAAgctataattaattctacaaa GAAAAAACGCAAAGCTAGTACTGACACTGAAGATGAAATTGAGGGGATAAAAAATTCGGAAACTCCAAAGGt ggcTGATTTAAATGACTCAGAAACTGATGATGACTTGCAAATAATATCAAGTAATGGAAATAAAGAGGACGACGTTTATATTATTGACACAGACTTAGAAGACATACCAGAATTATCATCACCAAATATAGTacctaaatttaaagatttctttaataaaaaaacgtttTATATTGATTCAACCTTTAGCAGTGACCAAATACAGTTTCTTAGACGTTATATTGTTGCCTACAAAGG tGTGTTATTGGATGATCCAACTGAAaacatagattttattataacagtGTCAGCGAATGTAGAAAACGTCAAGGAAATAAACAGTTCCGCAATTTGCGTTTCACCTCAATGGATTTCCGAGGTCCATAACAAACAAAGACTTGTATCAATGGATAATTACATATTGACGTAA
- the LOC109594964 gene encoding DNA repair protein XRCC1 isoform X3 — protein sequence MPKIKIDHVISFSSEDSVHVANNILLADPAKKWKCSKPGEVSANIVLQLEKAYNITSIDIGNENSAYIELLVARSSTNDEYKPLLVMSSFMTPLEARQNTNINKVRMFKLEDLSNPERNEKWDRIKIVCTQPFNRHVQYGVSFINLYSSEAKSEENKTVQSQMIGKFTLRPDSPDHISTGSLFAKRKEILKDEVLKGAAAIREASTSKTLAEYGTPTVKKKIKIVPNSSKKPSQDTEDKPKPRNRDELLYSKDEDEKNEKIDKLVAMKAKEEEEKLELREKEIEERKKKEQRLKEEKEREKRAKAAEDREKKAKTGTPKQERKKEGNSDSAKKLDTPRESNKRKHDDSGSSSVKKQKPSVQTKPFGKLLDGVTIVISGILNPDRANLRTSARSLGAKYKPDWDNSCTHLICAYANTPKFNQVKGKGKIVTRKWIEDCYRDRKRYPWRRYALDKADKTGNESEDEIWEKVDTPPACPKDDGGDTEDEIEAIINSTKKKRKASTDTEDEIEGIKNSETPKKENN from the exons atgcccaaaataaaaattgatcatGTTATCAGCTTTAGCAGCGAAGATTCA gtCCATGTCGCCAATAACATTCTTCTAGCGGATCCCGcgaaaaaatggaaatgttCTAAACCTGGCGAAGTGTCCGCCAACATTGTACTGCAACTAGAAAAAGCCTACAACATCACCAGCATAGACATAGGCAACGAGAACTCTGCCTATATAGAATTATTGGTAGCACGATCAAGCACTAATGATGAGTACAAACCTCTGTTGGTTATGTCATCATTTATGACGCCCCTGGAGGCCAGACAAAACACAAACATCAACAAAGTTCGTATGTTTAAACTAGAGGATCTAAGCAATCCTGAACGAAATGAAAAATGGgatagaattaaaattgtttgtacaCAACCATTCAACAGACATGTTCAATATGgtgtttcttttattaactTGTACAGCTCAGAAGCAAAAAGTGAGGAGAATAAGACAGTACAATCACAGATGATTGGGAAATTTACTCTTAGGCCAGACTCTCCAGACCACATATCAACTGGGAGTTTGTTTGCGAAGAGGAAAGAAATACTCAAAGATGAGGTCCTGAAAG gtGCTGCAGCTATTAGAGAAGCATCTACTTCCAAAACCTTAGCAGAGTATGGTACACCAACAGTcaaaaaaaagattaaaattgttcCCAACAGCAGTAAAAAGCCATCCCAGGACACAGAAGACAAACCAAAACCCAGAAACCGAGATGAGCTCTTGTACAGCAAAGATGAGGACGAGaagaatgaaaaaattgataaattagtgGCAATGAAAGCCAAAGAAGAGGAGGAAAAACTTGAACTCAGGGAAAAAGAAATTGAGGAGAGGAAAAAGAAAGAACAGCGACTTAAAGAAGAGAAAGAACGGGAGAAACGGGCGAAGGCGGCGGAAGATCGGGAAAAGAAAGCGAAAACAGGCACCCCAAAACAAGAGCGAAAGAAGGAAGGCAATTCGGACTCGGCAAAGAAGTTGGACACGCCTAGAGAAAGTAACAAAAGAAAACACGACGACAGTGGCTCTAGTAGCGTCAAGAAACAGAAGCCATCAGTACAAACTAAGCCATTTGGTAAATTATTGGATGGTGTGACTATTGTAATTAGTGGAATTTTAAACCCTGACAGAGCGAATTTAAGGACGTCCGCACGAAGTTTGGGGGCGAAGTACAAACCAGATTGGGACAACAGTTGTAcgcatttaat atgTGCCTATGCAAATACACCAAAATTCAATCAGGTTAAAGGCAAAGGTAAAATTGTGACAAGAAAATGGATAGAAGACTGCTACAGGGATAGAAAAAGGTATCCTTGGAGGAGATATGCTTTGGATAAGGCCGACAAAACTGGGAATGAAAGTGAGGATGAAATCTGGGAAAAAGTTGATACTCCCCCTGCATGTCCTAAAGATGATGGTGGGGATACTGAGGATGAAATTGAAgctataattaattctacaaa GAAAAAACGCAAAGCTAGTACTGACACTGAAGATGAAATTGAGGGGATAAAAAATTCGGAAACTCCAAAG AAAGAAAATAACTAA